In one window of Janthinobacterium sp. 1_2014MBL_MicDiv DNA:
- a CDS encoding bifunctional diguanylate cyclase/phosphodiesterase: MLRGRLPFSISAAAALTFACGASVTAVLFAAISQLEYDKMSLSLQQRAGARVAAIEQGLDDAVEVLTTTNQLFAAIVPVTREQFHDFTTPLLQRHPFIQAFNFHRFVPHAQRAEFEAGLRRIVPDYAMTEMRNGAVVPAAAHASYLMVDYLEPLEGNRPAFGLNVRPDGLLAGALEQAIISGQTTATGLLALAQGPQRGFVILRPVYRHGMPLQTIQQRRAALIGDTAAVIRGSELVQKILAGADLLSDPQLEISVYADAGADPRHIIFRHGKDTTDQPASAWESLPRWLQFAYHNGYDSAFAAAGRPWHVRVVAHPRPFLADHLGSLFTLLTGLLFSVLTTAFVQTLTQRSRRVQLLVEQRTADLKRSNELLSADVRARQRTERALQESEKRFRRLLALSSDWYWEQDAHFCFTHITSGFTDKSNMPLERFIGMTRWDNNPEMRNSRWGKQHIANLEAHLPFFNLEYAMNDRDGQLRWFSINGEPLFNELGEFRGYRGTGSEITERKLAEQQIQHIAHHDVLTGLPNRALLRDRLAQAMALSRRKNRALWVLLIDLDRFKFVNDSLGHKAGDLLLKTIAARLQASLRESDTVARLSGDEFVTILCEQADETLSSAIVQRVMDAVAQPVMLDGKEFFVTCSIGVAVYDMSRYDMPGDVTLNGETQNLIEQADIAMYCAKKQGRNNIKFYTPAMNQATLERLRIETALRNALEREQFVLHYQPQLDLASGRIVGLEALLRWQHPDLGMVAPQRFIALAEDTGLIVPIGAWVMRQACTQMQAWHAAGLGRLRLAVNLSARQFNEPNLVASIADVLAETGLAPACLELELTESLFMHDVALAVSQLHDMKALGVQLSIDDFGTGYSSFAYLRTFPIDVLKIDRSFVNDVASDADDAAIVVSIIALAHNLKLRVVAEGVETAEQLDYLRRHGCDEAQGFYFSHPLPAHEVEALLRAEEAAVAP, translated from the coding sequence ATGTTGCGTGGCCGCCTGCCATTCTCGATTTCCGCCGCGGCCGCACTGACCTTTGCCTGCGGCGCCAGCGTGACGGCCGTGCTGTTCGCCGCCATCAGCCAGCTCGAATACGACAAGATGAGCCTGAGCCTGCAACAGCGCGCCGGCGCGCGCGTGGCCGCCATCGAACAGGGACTCGACGACGCGGTGGAAGTGCTGACCACCACCAACCAGCTGTTTGCCGCCATCGTGCCCGTCACGCGCGAACAGTTCCACGACTTCACCACGCCGCTGCTGCAGCGCCACCCGTTCATCCAGGCCTTCAATTTCCACCGCTTCGTGCCGCACGCGCAGCGCGCCGAATTCGAGGCCGGCCTGCGGCGCATCGTGCCCGACTACGCGATGACGGAAATGCGCAATGGCGCCGTCGTGCCGGCCGCCGCGCATGCCAGCTACCTGATGGTCGACTACCTGGAACCGCTGGAAGGCAACCGTCCCGCCTTCGGCCTGAACGTGCGCCCGGACGGCTTGCTGGCCGGCGCGCTGGAACAGGCCATCATCAGCGGCCAGACCACGGCCACCGGCCTGCTGGCCCTGGCGCAGGGGCCGCAGCGCGGCTTCGTCATCCTGCGCCCCGTGTACCGCCATGGCATGCCGCTGCAAACCATACAGCAGCGGCGCGCGGCGCTGATCGGCGATACGGCGGCCGTCATCCGCGGCAGCGAACTGGTACAGAAAATCCTCGCCGGCGCCGACCTGCTGAGCGATCCGCAGCTGGAAATCAGCGTCTATGCGGACGCGGGCGCCGACCCGCGGCACATCATCTTCCGGCATGGCAAGGACACCACCGACCAGCCGGCCAGCGCCTGGGAATCGCTGCCACGCTGGCTGCAATTCGCCTACCACAACGGTTATGACAGCGCCTTTGCCGCCGCCGGCCGGCCCTGGCATGTGCGCGTGGTAGCCCATCCGCGTCCTTTCCTGGCCGACCACCTGGGTTCCCTGTTCACCCTGCTTACGGGATTGCTGTTCAGCGTGCTGACGACCGCCTTCGTGCAAACGCTGACGCAGCGCTCGCGCCGCGTGCAACTGCTGGTCGAGCAGCGCACCGCCGACCTCAAGCGCAGCAATGAACTGCTGAGCGCCGACGTGCGGGCGCGCCAGCGTACCGAGCGGGCGCTGCAGGAAAGCGAAAAGCGCTTCCGCCGCCTGCTGGCCCTGTCCTCGGACTGGTACTGGGAGCAGGATGCCCATTTCTGCTTCACCCACATCACCAGCGGCTTCACGGACAAGTCGAACATGCCGCTGGAACGCTTCATCGGCATGACGCGCTGGGACAACAACCCGGAGATGCGCAATTCGCGCTGGGGCAAGCAGCATATCGCCAACCTGGAAGCCCACCTGCCCTTCTTCAACCTCGAATATGCGATGAACGACCGCGATGGCCAGCTGCGCTGGTTCAGCATCAACGGCGAACCGCTGTTCAATGAGCTGGGCGAATTTCGCGGCTACCGGGGCACGGGCTCGGAAATCACGGAACGCAAGCTGGCCGAGCAGCAAATCCAGCATATCGCCCACCACGACGTGCTCACGGGCCTGCCCAACCGCGCCCTGCTGCGCGACCGCCTGGCGCAAGCCATGGCCCTGTCGCGCCGCAAAAACCGCGCGCTGTGGGTGCTGTTAATCGACCTCGACCGATTCAAGTTCGTCAACGACAGCCTGGGCCACAAGGCCGGCGACCTGCTGCTGAAAACCATCGCCGCGCGCCTGCAGGCCAGCCTGCGCGAAAGCGATACCGTGGCGCGCCTGTCCGGCGATGAATTCGTCACCATCCTGTGCGAGCAGGCCGACGAAACCCTCAGCAGCGCCATCGTGCAGCGCGTGATGGATGCCGTGGCGCAGCCGGTCATGCTCGACGGCAAGGAGTTTTTCGTCACCTGCAGCATCGGCGTGGCCGTCTACGACATGTCGCGCTACGACATGCCCGGCGACGTGACCTTGAATGGCGAGACGCAGAACCTGATCGAACAGGCCGACATCGCCATGTACTGCGCCAAAAAGCAGGGCCGCAACAACATCAAGTTCTACACGCCGGCCATGAACCAGGCCACGCTGGAGCGCCTGCGCATCGAGACGGCGCTGCGCAACGCCCTCGAACGCGAGCAGTTCGTGCTGCATTACCAGCCGCAGCTGGACCTGGCCAGCGGCCGCATCGTCGGCCTCGAAGCGCTGCTGCGCTGGCAGCATCCGGACCTGGGCATGGTGGCGCCGCAGCGCTTCATCGCGCTGGCCGAGGATACGGGCCTGATCGTGCCGATCGGCGCCTGGGTCATGCGCCAGGCGTGCACGCAGATGCAGGCCTGGCATGCGGCGGGACTGGGCCGGCTGCGCCTGGCAGTGAACCTGTCGGCGCGCCAGTTCAACGAGCCGAACCTGGTGGCCTCGATCGCCGACGTGCTGGCCGAGACGGGCCTGGCGCCGGCCTGCCTGGAACTGGAGCTGACGGAAAGCCTGTTCATGCACGACGTGGCGCTGGCCGTCAGCCAGCTGCACGACATGAAGGCGCTGGGAGTGCAGCTGTCGATCGACGATTTCGGCACCGGCTACTCGAGCTTTGCCTACCTGCGCACCTTCCCCATCGACGTGCTGAAGATCGACCGCAGCTTCGTCAACGACGTCGCCAGCGACGCCGACGACGCGGCCATCGTCGTCTCCATCATCGCCCTGGCGCACAACCTGAAGCTGCGCGTGGTGGCCGAAGGCGTGGAGACGGCCGAACAGCTCGACTACCTGCGCCGCCACGGCTGCGACGAGGCGCAAGGCTTTTATTTCAGCCATCCGCTGCCGGCGCACGAGGTGGAAGCGCTGCTGCGGGCGGAAGAAGCGGCCGTCGCGCCCTAG
- a CDS encoding LysR family transcriptional regulator produces MDINSDDLKIFVTVIDSGTLSAAAVHLGQTTSGVSRALSRLEDKLATSLLTRTTRRMELTEEGQLFLEKARAILASMEDVEESIRIRRQKPAGRLSVDAASPFMLHCVVPHVAEFRAMYPDIRLELTSNDQIADLLEHRTDIAIRIGALVDSTLHARPLSASPLHVLATPAYLARHGTPATPEELAGHALLGFAQYELGNNWPLRHAAGNSLQIVPALAASSGETLRQLALHDQGIVCLSDFMTKDDIAAGRLVQVLQPYYTGYRQQIHAVYYRNTQLAQRISCFLEFLQQKL; encoded by the coding sequence ATGGATATCAATTCCGACGATCTGAAAATCTTCGTCACCGTCATCGACAGCGGCACCCTGAGCGCGGCCGCCGTGCACCTTGGACAAACCACCTCGGGCGTCAGCCGCGCCCTGTCCCGACTGGAAGACAAGCTGGCGACGTCGCTGCTGACGCGCACCACGCGGCGCATGGAGCTGACGGAAGAGGGCCAGCTGTTCCTGGAAAAGGCGCGCGCCATCCTCGCCTCGATGGAAGACGTGGAAGAGTCGATCCGCATCCGCCGCCAGAAACCGGCCGGCCGCCTGTCCGTGGACGCCGCCTCGCCTTTCATGCTGCATTGCGTGGTGCCGCACGTGGCCGAATTTCGCGCCATGTACCCGGACATCCGCCTGGAACTGACCAGCAACGACCAGATCGCCGACCTGCTCGAGCACCGCACCGATATCGCCATCCGCATCGGCGCCCTGGTCGACTCGACCCTGCATGCGCGTCCGCTCAGTGCCAGCCCCCTGCACGTGCTGGCCACGCCGGCCTACCTGGCGCGCCACGGCACGCCGGCCACGCCGGAAGAGCTGGCCGGCCATGCGCTGCTGGGCTTTGCCCAGTACGAGCTGGGCAACAACTGGCCGCTGCGCCACGCGGCCGGCAACAGCCTGCAGATCGTGCCCGCGCTGGCCGCGTCCAGCGGCGAGACCCTGCGCCAGCTGGCCCTGCACGACCAGGGCATCGTATGCCTGTCCGACTTCATGACGAAGGACGATATCGCCGCCGGCCGCCTGGTGCAGGTGCTGCAGCCGTACTACACGGGCTACCGGCAGCAGATCCACGCCGTGTACTACCGCAATACGCAGCTGGCGCAGCGCATCAGCTGCTTCCTCGAATTCCTGCAGCAAAAGCTGTAG